The Arvicanthis niloticus isolate mArvNil1 chromosome 21, mArvNil1.pat.X, whole genome shotgun sequence genome includes the window ATTAACACAAAAGCAGGATCAGTCAACAAGAGGGATGCATGGTTGGGGAGGGAGTTGCTTTCGGTTATTCTCTTTCTaagaattttctttctgtttttctgtttttaaagttaaagcaGCCCATACATATATTCTTATCTCATGATTGGCCAAGAAATATATATCATTATGGAAATAAGAAGCAGCTTCTTAAAACCAAATCTTTTTTCCGCCAAGAAGTGGAAAATAGCACACTAGGGAGTCCCGCGGCCTCGGAGCTGCTGGAGCACCTGAAGCCTGCATACTGGTTCTCGGCACACCTTCATGTGAAGTTTGCAGCCTTGATGCAGCACCAGGTAGGACAGCAAACACCCTCTTAGCCTTAATGCTTACTGGACAGCCATGACCCAGGCACTATGGGTACAGTGGTAAAACCAGAGAAAGCAGCACAGTTGCTCCCTCAGTACTCCGTGTGGGGAAGAAGTGAGCAAGCAGTTACAGAGCAGGGTGAGTGTGGGAGTAAAAGGCTGAGGTGCTTGAGGGTACCTGGTTCAGACTGCGGTAGGCTGGGGTTGGTCTTGTTTTGGAGGGGGAAGGTTTTCAAAGAACTGCATGGCTGAGCTGAATCTAAAGTGCCAGGAGGAAAAATAGAGGCTGAGTGTTTTAATTAATGGGCCAAGATGTATGAAGACTTAAAGGTCCCAGAGCACAATGCACTTAGGTGCTAGCTCCTATCCCTGAGgtgtagagacagagacagctggaATAGAACCAGAACTGCTTCTGGGCAGAGCTTGGGCACTTCTTTCTTCTAAAGACCACATTAGAAAGGCCCTtagagggctggagggatggttcagcatttaagaacactgattgctcttccagaggtcttcaGTTCAATTACCTGCAATCACATGGTTGCTCACGACCATCTCTAaaggatttgatgccctcttctggcatgtagttGTATATGCAAACAGAGTActcctacattttaaaaagacacataaataaatttaaagtagGGAGGGCTTAAGAATATTTTCAAGTAAAAGTGTGTTTCAGGAGCATTCTACCTCCAATGCAGAGAAGGGTTTGGTCCAGGAGCTTTGGGAAGCACTGCATGTCACATCACAAAGGCAGTTCCCATTGGGCCATTAGACCTCTGAGAAGGTCTTCAGAACCAGAAATCTTTAGCTGCTAACCCTGTATTTTCTAGATGGTTTCCCTATGGAATATTTCAGAAATAAGCAAGAGTTTTGGTTTAAAACTCTAAAAGGTGATGAGAAAGTTGGAGACTGATGAAACCAGGTGGTGGTTCTAAAAAGATTAATTGGCAGGTTTGTGTGGATTTGAGTAATGGCAAATCAGAGACACAGTGCTGCTTAGCAAAGCAAGAAGTTCTAACCAAAGCAAAGAACACAGAGAATGAAGCAGATTCTAGACAGATCGGAAGCAGAGAAATAAGGATTTGGTGAGAGCAAGGAGTACAGGATGACGGCCATTTAGAAAATTCAGGGTTAACAGTTGGAAATCTGACATCGTCTGTAGACTTTCTCAGAGTCTTTAATGCATTAGTGAGCACTTTCTAGAGAGGAATGTGATATATAATGCTTCCCAAATTTCTTTCCTACTTTAACAACATGCCTGAGATAGTTGGTCCATGAAGATACTCCCAACGCCCTTTGTGCTGTGGTCCTACAGAAGAGTAGAGATACAGCTTGACTTCGTTTGTGATCATGCTTGCTTGATGATGTGCAAGCACACCCATAGACACTGCTCTCCTTTCCACATCCGCCTGCTTGGCTTTGCTTCTTAAGGGCTCGTGGCACTCCtgaggttttggggttttttttgtttgtttgtttataaagtggtggtggggggtctcactgtgtagatcaggctggccttgaaccctgatctggctgcctctgccttctgagtgctgggattagagacttGAGCTACGATGCCCGGACAGGTTCTGAGCTTCTGTTGAAGTCTGGTTTCCTGCTTTCCTCAGCTCCATCTTCTGTTGTCATCTTCAGGAGCATCATCTCTGGATACCTCTGATAACTTAAGTCCTTTTTATTGGCTCATTAGCCTCCTTTAACTTGCCAGTGTTCTGTTAACCCTTTCACCTACTTCAAAGTCACTTTCTCTCAAAACTGTCTTGTTGCCAGATCTTCTCATAGTCCCTGTGTAACACTTCAGTCACCACTACAGGACTGATCCTTGATCCACAGGTGTGGCACGCCAGCCTTGTCCTttccctgcttctcctttcctcttttcagtCAGTCACTTTTTGTCCTGCTTCTTGTGACCTTCATACTTGGGCtatttccctgtctctttttgttggtttatttttgagaaaaatagtTTTGTTGGGCTACAATTTACATATCAAGAttaacacttctttttttttttttaatttatttatttttatttatgagtacactgctgtctctgtcttcagacacacaccagaagaggacaccagatctcattacaggtggttgctgggaattgaactcaggacctctggaagagcagtcagtgctcttaaccactgagtcatctctccagcccaagattaacacttcttaaatatataattcagtaattttaagtaaatatctACAGTTGTATGAATATGAATACCACAGTAGTCCagtctttttcttgttttattttgttattggggttttttaaaaaatttttttaacagtttattttatgaatgtgagtacatTGTCGATTTcctcagagacaccagaagagggcatcagatcccattacagatggttgtgagccatcatgtggttgctaggaattgaactcaggacctctgggaaagcagtcagtgctcttaacctctgagccatttcttcagccccttggttttttgttttttgagacaatgtttctgtctgtagccctggctgtcctagaacccattctgtagaccaggctggcctcgaactcacagagatccacctgcctcttcctctggagTGTTGGAATTAAGGCATATGACACCATCTAGCTCACAGACACCATGTCCATCATGCCCCAGAATCTATTGTGCCTGTTTTTAATCAACTTTGCATCCTTAGCTGTAGACAACCATTGATTTGAGTTGTGTTTCTTCTGAATAACTCATGTAAAAAGAATCATAAAAGTATATGTTTTTAGCAActggtttcttttatttgtttgtgtgagtCACTCATGTAACGAAGCATGTCAGTGTTTGATgacatcctcctcttcttcctcttcctccttctttttgtcttcctcctcctcctcatcatcagtgtttgttttgaattttgaaagaaaTGGCAGCCAACAGTGGTTAATGCTTTGCACATCATTGCCCAAGTGGAATGTAGATtgccttccccttttcttttctcttctttcttatttatttatttacttacttggtAGTCATTTTTTTAACATAGAATTGGGAGCATGTGTAAGAAATGTTATATCTGCTCTATTCAATATATGAATTACTTGTGATGTTTTAACATTCTTATTCTTAAGTCGTGGTTTGTATCATCTAGGCCACAGATAAAGAACAAACAGGCAAAGAAACCAAATTTTTAGCCTTGGacaagtgcttgccacacagagACTTTCTTCAGGTAAGAACAAAATGAGTCATTTTACAAAAGTTTTCTCTTCTAGTGATTTTAAAGAACTGGTTTTTACTTCCAAATTTATTTGTGctatttataatttatgttttctgaGAATTCTTTGATGTTACTtatgttaacatttttaaattaaattgatttaaaattattaGACTGTTAAACATAAATGAATTACGTAAAATGTCTGGTTTTGTCCTATAGGTGTTAGAGATAGAACATGACCCCAGTGCTCCTGAGTACTTAGAGTATGACGTTGAATGGCTTACTGTCCTCAGGGCCACTGATGACCTCATTAATGTGACTGGGGGCCTATGGAATATGCCTGAAGACAATGGTCTGCATACAAGGTAGTGCCCCCTTTAGAGCTTGCCTTCTGCACTGCATGTACACTTTTGTCCCTCATCTGTGTTGTGTTCTGGTTCCTGAGGACTTTGCTTCTTTGCAGAAAGGAGTGGGGAGCAGGGTGACAGAGGCTTTGGGTTCTGAGCATCTGGCAAGCCTCCTAGCAAGTGCCTGCTTGATGACCTGACACATTGTGAGCTGTAGTAGTTCCTCTGGTCTCTGATTTGGGCCTAATTTAGAGATTTATACCCCCTGGCTCCAGCATGCACTGGCCACGAGGCCCCAACTTTGTCCCCACTGTTCACTGactattatgttttatttctaaagacTCTTTGCTAAGTTAATTATAATTTTaccatgtggggtttttttaattttttattttatgcatgtgggttttttccctgcatgaatgtctgtgcatcACGCATATGCCCAGCACCAATGGAGGCCAGAACTAGGagttagatccctggaactggtaTTACAAATGGCTATGAGCCGACATGTAGATGCTCTGAATTGAACCTGAATCCTCTGGGAAAGTACCctgtgttcttaacccctgagccgtcTTTGCAGCTTTTATgtagaagttttgttttgtttttaaagacagggtttctctgtatagccctggctgtcctggaacttgctctgtagaccaggcttgccttaaactcagagatccacctgcctctgcctcccaagtgctggtattaaagaccTGGGCCACCACTGTCCATCTTTTATGTACAATTtttaacgttttttttttttttttaatctttgtatcTGGAGTCCATACTTAGGTTTCATTACTTACTGTTTGACGGTGATAACTTGTATAAACCAATTGCTCTGATTGTTACAGGTGGGATTATAGTGCAACCGAAGAAGCTATGAAAGAAGTAATGGAAAAATTGAACCATGACCCGAGGGTCCCCTGTAACTTCAGCATGACAGCTGCTTGTTATGATCCTAGTAAGCCACAGACACAGGTGCAGCTGGTTCACAGGATCAGTCCACAGACTACTGAATTCTGTGCCCAGCTTGGCATCACAGACATTAATGTCATGATTCAGAAGGCCAAGGAAGAGCGTCATCTGTGTGGTGAATACGAACAGCAGGGTGATCTGGGGACTGATGAGTCTGAAGAGGACCGGAGTGAATACAACACAGACACATCTGCCCTGTCCTCCATTAATCCAGATGAAATAATGttggatgaggaagaggaggaggaagctgcaaGTGCTCATAGTGACATGAATACACCTTCTGTGGAACCCTCTTCTGATCAAGCTTCTGACCTCTCTACAAGCTTTTCTGACGTCAGGAACTTACCAAGTTCCATGTTTGTGTCTTCGGACGATACATCCCGTTCCCCAGCTAGTGGGGAGGGGAAATCTGGTGAAACTGTAGAGTCTGGGGATGAAAAAGACTTAGCTGAGTTTCCACTGAAGAGGCTGAGTAATGAACACGAacctgaacaaagaaagaaattaaagaggagGAATCAAGCCATCTATGCTGCAGCAGAGGATGAGGATGCTAACGATGAATAAGACGAAGGCCTCGACCTTGTGATAAATATAGATGCTGTGTGATTTCAAGGCCCTATTTTTAGGGCAGAATTTCTGATTTATGACTGGACTTTGTAATAATGAAATGATGGAATTTTGGTTATAAGCTCTGTATTTAGGTGTATGTTTATATGATTCAGATATAGAGTTATTAAAATTTCACATGAAATTTGATGACCATTTTTAAGACATTCATTTCCATGAATTTTAAGAAACACTGTTCTCTAAGATGGGACTTAGAAGATTTTGTAAATACATTAAATGCCACTTAATTGCTGAAATTCTTCTATTGGCTCTTGTATATTATATCTTAGCTGAATTTTTATGTAACTTTGGTACCTATTATTCAGGTTATCTTGGCGTCGTGcagtttaatattaaataatatgttaatatataattattcagTATTAATGAAATCTAACCTAAGTGTGTAAATGCTGTCCACCCTGCTGCATGACAGATGGATGGTGAAGTATTCTCAGAGATCTATGTGGTACACCTCTTGTCTGGAGTTACAGCACCTGGGCTGCCTGGGGAGATTGCCCTGGACTTTGGAAGAGGAATCATGGGGTCTCAGGGTCCATTCTCATCATTCTGCAAGCAGCCCAGATCCAGGTACTAGTTTAGGGGAGTCCTGACGTGGCTAGCATTCATCTTGTCAGCATTGACTGCATAAAGCTTGTCGGCTTTGAggcttttgtttccttctttttttttttttttttttttttttttttttttttttttttttttactttaaaaatattattttcttatttacataaGTATTTGAAACTGAATTTTCCCCGTTCTTTTGAATTCCACAAATCTAGATTGTGGTTTTCCCcagaaaagtctttttaaaaggcaaagaaCACTTGCATGCCTGAGGTAACTTAGAGTATTGAACTcccctgaaaatattttaaagcagaaaTTACAAGACAAACGCTAGAATTAATAAATGTTAgtcttaaaaaaaccaaatagtGCTCTAGTTTACCCAAGACAGTATGCAAGTACAGGCTATGCTTGGTGGGCCAGACCTTTAATCCTAATATTCAGGGTAACAAGCAGGTGGACTGTAAGGTGAACCTGATCCACAAAGtgggttccaggtcagc containing:
- the Dbr1 gene encoding lariat debranching enzyme; the protein is MRVAVAGCCHGELDKIYETLALAERRGPGPVDLLLCCGDFQAVRNEADLRCMAVPPKYRHMQTFYRYYSGEKKAPVLTIFIGGNHEASNHLQELPYGGWVAPNIYYLGLAGVVKYRGVRIAGISGIFKSHDYRKGHFECPPYNSSTIRSIYHVRNIEVYKLKQLKQPIHIFLSHDWPRNIYHYGNKKQLLKTKSFFRQEVENSTLGSPAASELLEHLKPAYWFSAHLHVKFAALMQHQATDKEQTGKETKFLALDKCLPHRDFLQVLEIEHDPSAPEYLEYDVEWLTVLRATDDLINVTGGLWNMPEDNGLHTRWDYSATEEAMKEVMEKLNHDPRVPCNFSMTAACYDPSKPQTQVQLVHRISPQTTEFCAQLGITDINVMIQKAKEERHLCGEYEQQGDLGTDESEEDRSEYNTDTSALSSINPDEIMLDEEEEEEAASAHSDMNTPSVEPSSDQASDLSTSFSDVRNLPSSMFVSSDDTSRSPASGEGKSGETVESGDEKDLAEFPLKRLSNEHEPEQRKKLKRRNQAIYAAAEDEDANDE